CTAAAGCGCTGTTCAGAGTCAACACTGACACCGGAAATCACAGCCCGAGATGTCCGGTCAGCACCGTCGTCTCGGTAGTCAACAGTCACTGCAAAGGTCGCATCATCAATTGGTGTTCCATCATCGGTCGTACCGGACACGGAGACACTGTGTTCCTCATCACTGCTCCAGTCACCAATGTATTCTTCATCTTGGCCACCGGTGATTGTCACGGCACTACTGAGGGATTGAACCTGGACAGTTGCATCAGAGATACTGTCTCCGGTGTTTTCAACATCAATATCAACAGTCCCTGTTTCGCCGTATCGGAGTGTCGAGGCATCAATATCGGCATCAAACTGTTGATCGTCATCAATTGGAACTGTTGTGATCAGTTCTCGGGATTGCTGTGTGACACCATTTTCGTCCTTGAATTCAACGCTTGTCCGCAGTGGGACATCACCAGCAAGCGTTTCGTCTGTTACTTCAAGATCAACCGAGAAGTCATCGGACTCGCCATCTGCAAGTTCATCAAGAGAGCGCTCAGTTGGTGCCAATACATCAACACCACTGATTGCTGGTTCAATATCTACAGTAACATCGGATGCTGATTCATATCCCACATTTTCCAGTTCATAATCGATAGTTCCGGGCTCTCCAATCTGGATTTCACCGTCAGCATCACCAGTAAAGTACGCCTGTTCTTCAACCTGTAGTGTTACATCAACATCGGTTGACTGTCCTTCTTCATAGTACACTGTCATTGTCGTGTCAACAGTAGTATCGTCATTTCGCTCGTCAGCAAATCGAAGCGAATCATCCGCAACAACAGTGAATGATGTAGAAACAGTCGAGTTACTTGAAATACTGGACGTGATATATTGTTGTTCGGTTCGAACATCAAGCTCGTCTGGATCATCAGGAGACAACTCTGCACTGATATTCCCAACGGTGTTTGTCACACCGGTAGCCTCCTCCCCTCGGTACTGCAGGTCAATCGTGACTGTCTGTTCAGCACCGGGGTCAAGTTGAGGTTCTGGAACAAATGCACCAAAATCTTCATCTGTTTCATCGGCTGCCGCTGTTCCAGCACCAAGTGCGGGAATTGCAAGCACAAAGAGACCAACGACTACCCAGCGGGTCATTCGCATTGTTGGTATGTATTATAACAAGTACCTTGATAATGTTTTTGATTGATCAATCAACAAAGCTTAAAGTACCCTGATTGGTGATATGGAGACATGGCAGACGAGGGGGAGCAACCGGAGGATGTCAATGCTCTGTTCTTCGATGATCCAGAAGACACACAGCGGAAACTGCTGGCGGCAACGTACCGAGCGTTATGTGAGCACGGATATGCTGATTTGTCTTTGCAGACAATTGGTGATGAGTTCGGTAAGAGTACGTCACTAATATACTATCACTACGACAGCAAAGACGAGCTTGTGCTCGATACGCTGGACGCAATGCTTGACCAACTTGAGGAAACGCTCTCAGATCATCCAGATGATCCAGAGGCAGCACTGGAGGTATATCTGGACATGATTGAGCCGGGGAAAACAGAGGAGCCTACCCTTGAACGAGCAATTGTGGAGCTTCGAGGACAAGCACCAAATAGTGAGCAGTATCAAAAGCGATTCAATCGCGCTGATGCTGTGATCGATCAACGACTCAAACAAGTCGTACAGGCTGGAATTGAGCAAGGAGTTTTCGTTGATCAAGATCCTGAAGAAACAGGGCGCGTATTGTATACGCTGCTGACGGGGGTCATGGTCCGCAGAGCATCGACAAATAACGACGAGTGGGTCACGTCAATTAGCAATGAAGTTCGAAATCGACTGTATGGCGATAAGTCACAAGATAGCTAAGCGTTAGTTTCGATACCGCAGCCACACTGTCGCAATCAAAAGCGCAATCACGGCGGCCGCAACACCGAGTCCAGGAATCCCATCATCTTCGTCGTCAATCTCGTCCGGGCCAAGAACTGTTACCGTGCCAAATGACTCATCGTTGAGCAGCACATCATACTCGCCTGGCTCATCTAACGTTACACTGAACGTCTCAGACTGTTCATCGTTTGCATCAATAAGGACGACATCATCAACAAGTGTAGTATCGCCGACCGCTAGTGTACGTTTGAACGTGCCGTCGCCGTCACCACTATTTGTCAGCTCGACGGTGACATCCAGCGTGTCACCGGCTTCAATTTCATCATCAAATGAAACATTAGCGGTGATGTTTGCGCTTGCTGCCTCCTCATCGACGATAACTGTGTCAGTGTAGGTATCATTCGATGTACTGACTGTAAAGCTATATTCACCTTCAGCAAGATCATCTGGAGTCTCATGTGCTAAGGAAACAATCTCGGATTCATTGGGCGCAAGTGTGACCGGTGCAGTATCGACATGTTCGCCATCAAATTGGTACTCAACGTCATCGGTTCCTGAAACAAGACCCTGATTCTCGATGTTGGCAAACAGATCAAATCGGTCACCTGGTTGTATTTCACTAACCGCAAGTACCTCGTTGATATTCATGAACGGTACACCCTCACCATAGACACCGATCGTACTGTATTCATCAACTGCTGCCGAGACGGTCTGTTGGTCAGTGTCTACAGTTGAGCCCTGAATTACATTCCATGATCCGTTGTCAAACCGGTAAAACTGCAGCGAGTTCTCGTTAACAACGGTTGTTTCATCCGTATCATACCCAACAGTGATATTAGTTTCAGCTGCAGCGTTATAGCTAGTCAAATTATAGAATGCGCCAATTGGGCCATGGCTATCTAGTGAATCTGGTTCATCAGCTGGTGTGATCGCTGTCTCTGTCGCACTGAGTGTTACTTGCCGGTCGATGTACTCACCGTCAATAATATTCGAGTCGAATGGTACGTCCTCAAACACAAGATCACCGTCCTCTAGGTTACTATCGCCAATTGTCGATGTTTCCGTGCCAGCAGTGAACTGGGCAGCCGTTTCGTCAGCGACGACTGTCGAGTCGATAATCTCAACGTCTGTACTTTCGGCGAGGACAATGCCAGTCTCAAGATTATCAAGATCGGCATCAAGTACGTCCGCACCGGATGTGTCAGTAATCTCAAGCCCGGTATCGCCGTCAGTAACGGAGACATACGACATTTGACCAACAGAACCACCGTCGATAATAATTCCATCACCTGATCCAGAGAGATCAACATCCAGATTTTCAGCATCGGAAACTGCCCCTTCAATGATAACACCGCTGTCGTCTACAGTCGCAGTGATATCATTTAGGTCGGTAAATCCGGTATCAACGATGACTCCAGTACCGACGTTGTCGTATGTTGCGGTAGTCAGTTGATCACCAGACGTCGCAACGGTACCAACAGACGGACCATCAACAGACAGATCAGTCGCAGTAACGTCAGATTCGCTCATTGCAATTCCGGTATCAACATCTCCAGAGACAGCAACTGACTCAAGATGTGCACCAACGCCGTCAATATCAATACCAGTTGTTTCATCATCAGATGAGCCACTGATATCAATTGTTGCTGTCCCATCATCACCAGTGAGCGTCATCGAACGGTCGATATGAACCGCTGTTGGCTGACTATCGTCGACGGACTCGTCAAACGTTGTATCAGAATCAAGTGACAGCGTTGTACCACCATCTAAGACATTAATGACCGTTTGCAGTCGTTCTGGATCAAAGTCATCAGGAACATGCACAGGGTCGGGATGGACATGAGTCGTTGTCGTTGAAAATGAAATAGATTCTGATTCACCTGTACCTGTAAAGGTATGGTTCAGCGTGGCAGTTCCGAACGCACTCTCGTTAGACGTGACAGAAAGATCAAGTGAATCTCCATCAACATTGATTGCACTATCAATCTCTCCATCATCATGTTCAATAGTAAATAACTCAGAGTTAATGGCTGCTCCATCGCCGCTTACACCGTCAATCGAAACAGAATATGTATCGACATTTGCAAGATCAAATTCAACAGGATAACTCTCTCCGGGGTCAGCACGTGAAGGAGCATCAGTTCTAACGGCTACATCGGTTGTTTCTTCAAGTTCAAAATCGGTCTCATTGATGATTTCTTCATCTTCAATATTGATTGATGTAGTCGCAGGAGCCCACCCAAAAGCGCTGGCCGTGATATCTTGTTCACCTGCTGGAACGCTAAGTTCATACTCTCCGTGGGCGTCTGTAGCTGTGCTGGTACCTTCGGATGATTCAACAGTCGCAGATTCAAGTGGCTCGTCACTACCCCTCACTTCACCGGTCACAATGCCACCATCGAAGGCTTCAGTTGCCGCTGCAAAGCTATCAACGATCCCATATCCATACTCAGTATCAAGGGAGCCAGTGCCGTCAGGATGATCAGCAGTTGAGGTCAATATTTCTTCAGTCTCCCTTGGTGCAATTTCGTCCTGAGAATCAAATATTGAGAGCACCAAGGCTGCACTTCCTGCAACATGTGGTGATGCCATACTTGTTCCTGAAATTCCAGTAAGTTCATCCTCAGTCCCTGCATTTGCACTTAGAACGTTAACGCCGGGAGCTGATAAGTTCGGAACAGTGTACTCATCCGGCCAGTCATCAGGTGCTTCATCTTTCCATGCACCGTCAGTATCAATCACTTCACCGCTGGAAAAGTTAGGAACATTTTTATCTTGATCAACAGCTCCAGCAGAAAGTACCGTGTATATGTTTCCGGGAGTTCCGGAAGTTTCTTGCCCATCGTTACCAATTGCTGCAGAAACAATCTGGCCAGCATCACGTGCATTTTCTACGGGCTCAATGAATTCATCATGATAACCCTCTGAGCCGAGACTCATCTGGAGAATATCAATCTCATTGTCACGTTCGGTCGCCCATTCCATACCAGTAATAATCTGAGTGAAGGTTCCAAACCCATCATCGTCGAGGGCTTTTATCCCATATAGGTCAGCTTCAGGAGCAACGCCAATTGCAGTCCCGGAGGCATCACCACCGGCAACGGTTCCAGCAACATGAGTTCCATGACCGTCATTGTCTTGTGGTTCAGAGTCGACAGGGTCCCCATTACTGTCAAAGTGGGCCCAGTCTTCGAGTTCAATGTCTGCATGGTCATCATCAACACCAGTATCAAGGACGGCAACACCGACACCCTCTCCTTGTGTATCATAGGTCTCCCATGTCTCAGGAGCCCTGACCATATCGAGTCCATATGTCGTTTCAGTATCTTGTGTCGTTGAATGGTCAGTAGTAGTGTTAGACGCTGTCTGTGAACTGCTATTAACAGAGACATTGAAGTTCGGATGAACTCGGTCGGCTCCAGAAACATTTGTTAGATCATCCTCTGAGAGTACACTACTGTCATATTCAATTAACATCGCATTAGCAAGCCAGAGAGATTCCTGAATATCAACATAGGGACTCTCATCTGCTGCATCAGCAAATGTCGCTTGGCTGTCTTCTGCATGTGCTTGCAAGTCAGCTGTCGAAGAAATATCAGCAGTTTGTGCGCCATCAGAAAACCGAACAACTGCAGTCTCTGTCGTATCATTGTCAGTGTGGGTGGCCGCTGTGTCAGGAACGAGTGGATTTGAATCAACTCCTCCCCCGCCAGCGGCAACTGGAACAAAGACCAGACCCAAAAGTACCGCCACACCAATGACAAGAAGCATTCGCTGCTGTGTAGCCATAACAGACATAATTTGATGAGACTAATAAGCGGCATGCCGCAGTTGATCAAGCTGATAATTTCGCCAAAAGGGACAGTAATAGAAAATTAGCAAGCCAGACAGACGACGACATATCAGAACCGCCAGAACGCATATGTTACCTCCGGTCAAAGATGAATGTGGAGGTAATGCATACCAATGGTATTTAAGAAAATTACACTCATCGGAATGAGTGAGGAAAGTTTTGATGACGCTGTTGACAATGCAATCGATGAAGCACAAGAAACAGTTGATAATATCCACTGGGTTGAAGTTGATGAGTTTGGCGTTGAGGTTGCATCGGTGCCAGACCGACAGTATCAGGCCGAAGTGACGGTCGCGTTTGAAGTCGAATAATCCAGAGTTGAAAGCTCGGAGGTCTATATTCTCTCAGGATACCGATCAACGCATTATAGCGGCAATCGGGGTTTCGACTATCCGGGCTGCCGAGATAAGGAGATTATAAACGTATTTGTCAAAGTAGCAGAGTCAGCTACCTCGGGGACAAGCTCCGTGCATCCACCTCAATATTTCTGTGAACATCAAATATTCTCAGTATACCGCCACTCTAAAAGAGCGAACCCAAGAATCACAAGTAATGTTCCGACAACGAGGAGCAGTAGCTGTGGATATTCATCCAACAACGATTGATCTGATTCAACAGTGAGCGTTCCGACCTGCTGTCCGTTGACGGCTATGTCATATTCACCTGGATCCAGTGGCTCACTACTAATTGTTGTTGTCATCACATTATCGGGTTCGACATAACCAACAGTATTGTTGATTTCAGTGTCATCTGCAGTGACCGAAATCGGATATGTGCCGGGAAGATCACCAGCATTCTCAAGGGTAACAGATACTTCTGGAGACTGTTCAGATGAAATGGTTGCGTTAAAGAGTACTGAGTCAGTGAGTGAAATATCAGCACCAGTAGCGTCTGAATCAACAGTATAGCTCCCGTTCCATGTAGTATTCATAGTAGAAATTTGGTATGGGAACACCCCGGAAGCGTGGTCTTCTGGGTCATGAAGTAAGGCAACTTCAGTATCGGAATGTGGAGCAAGCGAAATATCGGCGGTATCAACGGTTGTGTCGTTGGCAAAATAGCTGACGGTATCCTCGGCTGAAGCGGCTCCCTCATTTGAAAGCGTGACACTTGCATCAAGTCGGTCATCAGGAGCAATCGTATCCGGAATGGTGACCCCAGTTACATTGACATATGGAGCACCATCACCGTAGAGTGCCGCTGTCGTATCTGTGTCAATCGTGACATCCAGCTGTGACTGGTTAAGTGTATACGCATTCTCATCGAATGCAGTCCAGTCACCGCCGGCGTGTTCGTACAATGCGACAGTATCAGAAGCAACACCGCGTGTTGCCCACTCATCATACTGTGTTGTCATCGATAATCTCCCATCTGATGACTGCGGAGATACATTGAACGCACTACCAACAAGACCGTTACCTGCTGGCGGCAGCGAAGTTGATCCATTCAATTCGACCACTGTATCGGTGCCATCAAACGTAGTTGTCACGTCCTCGTGTTGGAGTGAAACATCTGTGGCTGACTTTTGACCATCAAAGACGATTGCCGTGTCGCCGACAGAAACATCGTCAACGGTGATCCCAGTCGCATTTCCACCAAAATCAAACGCTGTTTCTGTGTCTTCGATAGTACCATCGGCAATCTCAAGCTCGATGGTATCAGTAACATCAACGCCCGTTGTGCTGTCGGTAATCGAAAGCCCAGTTAATATCTCGATAGTACCCCCATCAACAAACACACCTGTGTCTGCGGTATTGATAGTGAGATTCGCTACCGTCGAGATATCCTCGGTCACGGCCAAGCCTGTCTCAACATCAGTAAGCGTAAGATCAAACACGTCATTATCGTCCGCAGAACTATCTCCACCGATTTGCGGATCATCAATCGGGCCATCAGTAACCTCAACACCGACAGTCATGTTGGTTACATCGACGTTTGAAATCGTCCCACCACCAAGGACAATACCGGTATCGGCATCGCCAGATAGTACAACATTCTCAAGCGAGCTGTCCATTGAGATACCAGCACCAATCCCTTGTTCAGTCGCCGTTGTATCCTCAACAGCGATAGTTGCCATCCCTCCTTCACCACGTAGTGTGATATCTTTATCAAGAGTAACACCGACGGGTTGCTGATCATCAGCAGTTACAGAGAATGTCTGATCAGCATCAAGTCCAATTGTTGTTCCCGGAGCAACAAAGTCGACGAGATTCTGTAACTGATCGGGGTCGTCATCTGTTGGAACCGTCAGTGGATCAGGATGAATAGTTGTTCCAGTTGTTTGTATTGTTGTTGTTTCGTCTAATCCTTCGAACGTATGTGTAACATTGAGTGTCCCGACGAAATCACTGGGGGGAGTAATTGACACGTTGATTATCTCTTCGACCGAAGCACTGTGGTATGTCTCACTGGGGCTGAGCTCTTGACCGTTAACTTGGATGGCAAAATCGTCAGTGTCCACGGGATTCCCGGCGAGGTCAGTTGCCTCAAGCTGCGCTGTATAATTATGTACCTGTAGAGTCTCGTGGCTGACAGTATAGTCCTCACCAGAAGCGAGATAGTCAGGAGCTGGTGACTGCAGTTCAGTCTCAAATGTCTGGGTGTCAAGATGGAAATCAATCTCAATCGGATCGCTATGCTCATCCGGCGTTATTTCTTTTTCAACCGGTTCCCAGCCGACTAGATCAACAGTAATTGTTTGGGTTTCACCCTCACTTGTTATCGGGAGTGTATATGCCCCGTCAGTATCGGTTGTCGTCGAATACTCACCAAAGTTAGACTGCACAAGTGCATGTTCTGCAGAGATATTTTCTCCACTGGCATCCGTGAGTGTTACCTCACCAGTAACCTCGATGTCAGATGTTGCGTAGGCCATTGCCGAGTAGCTATCAACAAGACCGTGTCCATGGCGATGATCGACTTGATTAGGTCCTTCAGGATGAACGGCTGTTTCAGCAATTGCTTCCTCAGCGGTTGGCACGTCAACCTCATCGTCTGTCAGTAGCAGCGCTGCAATTCCAGCGACATGCGGGGAAGACATGCTTGTGCCGGATTTTTCAACGAGTCCAGTTCCATCATCAGAGCCTGCCTCCGCACTCAAGATGTCATCACCGGGAGCAACAACATCAGGGACAGTATATTCATCGGGCCAGTCCGGATCGGGCCAGTCATCTGAAGATTGGTTCCACTGTTCTGCCGTATTAATAACCTCACCGCCAGAGAAGAACGTAATCTCACTATCTTCATCGACTGCACCGGTCGAGAATGATTCATACACATTGCCGGGAGAACCAGATCCGTTTTCACCTTCGTTACCAACAGACGCAGACACCATAATGTCATTGTCGGCGGCTTTTTGGATCGGATCAATGAGGACCTCAGCAGTGGAGTTATCTGTTCCAAAGCTCATCTGCATGACATCAATATCGGCCTCGGAGTCCTCAATCGCCCACTCAATCCCAGCGATGATCTGTGCAAACGTACCACTAGCATCATCACCATCGAGCACTTGTACTCCGTGAAGCTCCGCATCGGGAGCAACACCAATTGCTGTTCCGTCCACAGGGTCCCCGGCAATGGTCCCGCCAACATGTGTTCCATGGCC
This portion of the Salinarchaeum sp. IM2453 genome encodes:
- a CDS encoding TetR/AcrR family transcriptional regulator, which gives rise to MADEGEQPEDVNALFFDDPEDTQRKLLAATYRALCEHGYADLSLQTIGDEFGKSTSLIYYHYDSKDELVLDTLDAMLDQLEETLSDHPDDPEAALEVYLDMIEPGKTEEPTLERAIVELRGQAPNSEQYQKRFNRADAVIDQRLKQVVQAGIEQGVFVDQDPEETGRVLYTLLTGVMVRRASTNNDEWVTSISNEVRNRLYGDKSQDS
- a CDS encoding dodecin, with product MVFKKITLIGMSEESFDDAVDNAIDEAQETVDNIHWVEVDEFGVEVASVPDRQYQAEVTVAFEVE
- a CDS encoding S8 family serine peptidase, whose amino-acid sequence is MATQQRMLLVIGVAVLLGLVFVPVAAGGGGVDSNPLVPDTAATHTDNDTTETAVVRFSDGAQTADISSTADLQAHAEDSQATFADAADESPYVDIQESLWLANAMLIEYDSSVLSEDDLTNVSGADRVHPNFNVSVNSSSQTASNTTTDHSTTQDTETTYGLDMVRAPETWETYDTQGEGVGVAVLDTGVDDDHADIELEDWAHFDSNGDPVDSEPQDNDGHGTHVAGTVAGGDASGTAIGVAPEADLYGIKALDDDGFGTFTQIITGMEWATERDNEIDILQMSLGSEGYHDEFIEPVENARDAGQIVSAAIGNDGQETSGTPGNIYTVLSAGAVDQDKNVPNFSSGEVIDTDGAWKDEAPDDWPDEYTVPNLSAPGVNVLSANAGTEDELTGISGTSMASPHVAGSAALVLSIFDSQDEIAPRETEEILTSTADHPDGTGSLDTEYGYGIVDSFAAATEAFDGGIVTGEVRGSDEPLESATVESSEGTSTATDAHGEYELSVPAGEQDITASAFGWAPATTSINIEDEEIINETDFELEETTDVAVRTDAPSRADPGESYPVEFDLANVDTYSVSIDGVSGDGAAINSELFTIEHDDGEIDSAINVDGDSLDLSVTSNESAFGTATLNHTFTGTGESESISFSTTTTHVHPDPVHVPDDFDPERLQTVINVLDGGTTLSLDSDTTFDESVDDSQPTAVHIDRSMTLTGDDGTATIDISGSSDDETTGIDIDGVGAHLESVAVSGDVDTGIAMSESDVTATDLSVDGPSVGTVATSGDQLTTATYDNVGTGVIVDTGFTDLNDITATVDDSGVIIEGAVSDAENLDVDLSGSGDGIIIDGGSVGQMSYVSVTDGDTGLEITDTSGADVLDADLDNLETGIVLAESTDVEIIDSTVVADETAAQFTAGTETSTIGDSNLEDGDLVFEDVPFDSNIIDGEYIDRQVTLSATETAITPADEPDSLDSHGPIGAFYNLTSYNAAAETNITVGYDTDETTVVNENSLQFYRFDNGSWNVIQGSTVDTDQQTVSAAVDEYSTIGVYGEGVPFMNINEVLAVSEIQPGDRFDLFANIENQGLVSGTDDVEYQFDGEHVDTAPVTLAPNESEIVSLAHETPDDLAEGEYSFTVSTSNDTYTDTVIVDEEAASANITANVSFDDEIEAGDTLDVTVELTNSGDGDGTFKRTLAVGDTTLVDDVVLIDANDEQSETFSVTLDEPGEYDVLLNDESFGTVTVLGPDEIDDEDDGIPGLGVAAAVIALLIATVWLRYRN
- a CDS encoding S8 family serine peptidase, which produces MYARRGLAFLLFFAVIAGFGLFVHSGIALGPDAQAISHAQNTSTTTTSETTYLVTFNTTDLLDNDTSPETLQAAADQSQESFQSYAANRSYLDVQNSFWLTSSAVVSANTTAVNQSYIASIDGVEDVYDHSKLTVSANSDSKTTSSAIGTQAADSTYGLDMIRAHETRETFDTTGDGVDVAVLDTGLDPDHDAIEIDEWAAFDENGTLTSDNPEDADDQDGHGTHVGGTIAGDPVDGTAIGVAPDAELHGVQVLDGDDASGTFAQIIAGIEWAIEDSEADIDVMQMSFGTDNSTAEVLIDPIQKAADNDIMVSASVGNEGENGSGSPGNVYESFSTGAVDEDSEITFFSGGEVINTAEQWNQSSDDWPDPDWPDEYTVPDVVAPGDDILSAEAGSDDGTGLVEKSGTSMSSPHVAGIAALLLTDDEVDVPTAEEAIAETAVHPEGPNQVDHRHGHGLVDSYSAMAYATSDIEVTGEVTLTDASGENISAEHALVQSNFGEYSTTTDTDGAYTLPITSEGETQTITVDLVGWEPVEKEITPDEHSDPIEIDFHLDTQTFETELQSPAPDYLASGEDYTVSHETLQVHNYTAQLEATDLAGNPVDTDDFAIQVNGQELSPSETYHSASVEEIINVSITPPSDFVGTLNVTHTFEGLDETTTIQTTGTTIHPDPLTVPTDDDPDQLQNLVDFVAPGTTIGLDADQTFSVTADDQQPVGVTLDKDITLRGEGGMATIAVEDTTATEQGIGAGISMDSSLENVVLSGDADTGIVLGGGTISNVDVTNMTVGVEVTDGPIDDPQIGGDSSADDNDVFDLTLTDVETGLAVTEDISTVANLTINTADTGVFVDGGTIEILTGLSITDSTTGVDVTDTIELEIADGTIEDTETAFDFGGNATGITVDDVSVGDTAIVFDGQKSATDVSLQHEDVTTTFDGTDTVVELNGSTSLPPAGNGLVGSAFNVSPQSSDGRLSMTTQYDEWATRGVASDTVALYEHAGGDWTAFDENAYTLNQSQLDVTIDTDTTAALYGDGAPYVNVTGVTIPDTIAPDDRLDASVTLSNEGAASAEDTVSYFANDTTVDTADISLAPHSDTEVALLHDPEDHASGVFPYQISTMNTTWNGSYTVDSDATGADISLTDSVLFNATISSEQSPEVSVTLENAGDLPGTYPISVTADDTEINNTVGYVEPDNVMTTTISSEPLDPGEYDIAVNGQQVGTLTVESDQSLLDEYPQLLLLVVGTLLVILGFALLEWRYTENI
- a CDS encoding COG1361 S-layer family protein, with amino-acid sequence MRMTRWVVVGLFVLAIPALGAGTAAADETDEDFGAFVPEPQLDPGAEQTVTIDLQYRGEEATGVTNTVGNISAELSPDDPDELDVRTEQQYITSSISSNSTVSTSFTVVADDSLRFADERNDDTTVDTTMTVYYEEGQSTDVDVTLQVEEQAYFTGDADGEIQIGEPGTIDYELENVGYESASDVTVDIEPAISGVDVLAPTERSLDELADGESDDFSVDLEVTDETLAGDVPLRTSVEFKDENGVTQQSRELITTVPIDDDQQFDADIDASTLRYGETGTVDIDVENTGDSISDATVQVQSLSSAVTITGGQDEEYIGDWSSDEEHSVSVSGTTDDGTPIDDATFAVTVDYRDDGADRTSRAVISGVSVDSEQRFSADYGGDPLRVGETRTVPVELTNQDYGDISDAVVGFQAQSPDAELPEGASEVEIGEWAEGDTHTANVTITVDGDAPSDNLPVRATVEYETDDGLDRESASATVGADVLPSQDFTVDIEEADLYVGESSTITGNITNVGDEELSHVILRPEETDIEDFSVGDVDNVEVKTDNYYIGTLDAGESTSFALSVDVSGDAEPGPRALSLQTDYENTDGDQYTVSPLFAPLDVDSERDEFNVEIIDASVPIDGSETLTLEVTNQLDEDVTDIEAMLYTEDPLSSDDDQAFIDSLAANETATVEFTIDASSTAVEKTYPAEVDFQYEDSDGDTQLSDVYTVPVDVTAEERNWIQIALIFGILLVGGGAIALRYFDAIPSLRGS